In the Polyangiaceae bacterium genome, one interval contains:
- a CDS encoding serine/threonine-protein kinase → MSDDTSSFPGTSVEESAGFSPGDTFEAKYKLERILASGGMGVVLLATHKHLGHEVAVKLLHGGASETTRKRFLREARLAAKLDSPHVARVLDYGFSGDGTPYLVMELLVGRTLAKRMKAGSVPVDEALSLSTQLLSGLSAIHASGVVHRDLKPSNLFLCRQRDGSEILKIIDFGIAKRMKDDLEAAGDPSLTAGGEVVGTLRYMSPEQIRHSARVDARADLWSAGVVMYQLFTGRAPLMASSGPEMVAKVLGNEPIEEPVTLDRTLPLEVNLALCRCLVRDPAERAASAEEVLAMLPKARPLVIATELSAPASAEPKMRGRAILAALVVVGAGLLTLAIWPRPDRVDAPALEAGLTHGVVLPLVRARDEATPALGASSTKPAAVPATAAARAPTLAPSKRSPKPKMSGPKPLDPRFGDRH, encoded by the coding sequence ATGAGCGACGACACCTCGAGCTTCCCAGGAACCAGCGTCGAAGAGTCGGCGGGATTCAGCCCGGGGGACACCTTCGAGGCCAAGTACAAGCTCGAACGGATCTTGGCGTCAGGCGGAATGGGCGTCGTTCTCTTGGCGACGCACAAACACCTCGGCCACGAAGTGGCGGTCAAGTTGTTGCACGGCGGTGCTTCCGAGACGACGCGAAAGCGCTTCTTGCGCGAAGCTCGTCTGGCGGCGAAGCTGGATTCCCCTCATGTCGCCCGGGTGCTGGACTATGGCTTCTCCGGCGATGGCACGCCCTACCTGGTGATGGAGCTCCTGGTCGGACGCACTCTGGCCAAGCGGATGAAGGCGGGGTCTGTGCCCGTGGACGAAGCGCTGAGCCTTTCGACGCAGCTCCTCAGCGGCTTGTCGGCCATTCACGCCAGCGGCGTGGTGCATCGTGACCTCAAGCCGTCCAACTTGTTCTTGTGCCGCCAGCGAGACGGTTCCGAGATCTTGAAGATCATCGATTTTGGCATAGCCAAGCGCATGAAGGACGACCTGGAAGCAGCGGGGGATCCTTCATTGACGGCTGGCGGGGAGGTGGTCGGTACCCTGCGATACATGAGTCCCGAGCAGATTCGGCATTCGGCGCGAGTCGACGCACGCGCTGACCTGTGGTCGGCGGGCGTCGTGATGTACCAGTTGTTCACGGGACGCGCGCCCCTCATGGCATCCAGCGGACCCGAGATGGTGGCGAAGGTCTTGGGCAACGAACCCATCGAGGAGCCGGTGACGCTCGACCGAACCCTGCCGCTGGAGGTCAATCTTGCGTTGTGCCGCTGTCTGGTTCGAGACCCGGCAGAACGCGCCGCCAGCGCGGAAGAAGTATTGGCCATGTTGCCTAAGGCTCGACCGCTGGTGATCGCCACGGAGCTGTCAGCGCCAGCAAGCGCCGAACCCAAGATGCGAGGCCGGGCCATTCTCGCGGCACTGGTCGTTGTCGGAGCTGGACTGCTGACGCTGGCGATTTGGCCGCGCCCCGACCGCGTCGACGCACCTGCGCTCGAGGCCGGTCTTACCCACGGTGTGGTTCTACCGCTGGTGCGCGCACGAGATGAAGCGACACCGGCCCTCGGCGCTTCCAGTACGAAGCCCGCCGCGGTTCCCGCTACTGCTGCGGCACGAGCGCCGACGCTTGCGCCCAGCAAGCGGAGTCCCAAGCCGAAGATGTCTGGGCCAAAGCCGCTGGATCCGCGCTTCGGCGACCGCCACTGA
- a CDS encoding CDP-alcohol phosphatidyltransferase family protein, translating to MGQYRARDLLLPPSWVSLLRVPLAIAFPWAVAQPPLALGIVALAAISDVLDGYLARRLGQATPLGAVIDGITDKLFVASVVASLYFEQTLSGLGVVLLGMRELGEAPLVLWWTLSQRRRKAKAEAPMANALGKLATVLQFISVAAVLLAPTYGTGLLWLTGAAGMVAAVGYWRRELVVVG from the coding sequence ATGGGGCAATACCGGGCCAGGGACCTGCTCTTACCGCCCAGTTGGGTGAGCCTGCTTCGCGTGCCCCTTGCCATCGCATTTCCGTGGGCCGTAGCGCAGCCGCCGCTAGCCCTTGGTATCGTGGCGCTGGCCGCCATCAGCGACGTGCTGGATGGCTACCTGGCGCGACGACTGGGACAGGCTACGCCCCTCGGTGCCGTGATCGATGGGATCACGGACAAGTTGTTTGTTGCGAGTGTCGTCGCGTCGCTCTACTTCGAGCAGACCTTGAGCGGGCTCGGCGTGGTGCTCCTGGGCATGCGCGAGCTGGGTGAGGCACCGCTAGTATTGTGGTGGACACTCAGTCAGCGACGGCGCAAGGCCAAAGCCGAAGCCCCAATGGCAAACGCCCTGGGCAAGTTGGCCACGGTGCTGCAGTTCATCAGCGTCGCGGCGGTACTTTTGGCACCGACCTATGGGACCGGGTTGCTGTGGTTGACGGGTGCGGCAGGAATGGTCGCCGCCGTCGGCTACTGGCGGCGCGAGTTGGTCGTAGTGGGCTAA
- the pgi gene encoding glucose-6-phosphate isomerase — protein sequence MSAFTDSLAFRALLSHQTELAKVPLRELFAQDPKRFEKFSAQLGTLLFDYSKHRVTEHTLELLRALAEQQGVETARQRMFAGEKINSTEGRAVLHVALRNMSERPMLVDGHDVMPQVRAVRARMRRFVTQLHDGTWRGASGRRIRHVVNIGIGGSDLGPMMVSEALRPYHRPDIDVRFVSNVDATHLLEALRGLDLDETLFCVASKTFTTQETLTNAHSARHLLVEALGEDAVAKHFVALSTNTEAVRAFGIDPDNMFEFWDWVGGRFSLWSAIGLPIACAIGSDAFEQLLQGAHEADLHFESAPLERNIPVLMALLGVWYGNFWGATAHAILPYDQYLHRFAAYFQQGDMESNGKRVTRDGQPIEDYTTGPIVFGEPGTNGQHAFYQLIHQGTRLVPADFIAPVHSHNPLPPHHDILLSNFFAQTEALMRGKTRARAEAELKAQGLPDAEVQALATHRVFPGDRPTSSFLLDRVSPRTLGALIALYEHKIFVQGVIWNINSFDQWGVELGKQLAKAILPELAGDEPVTSHDASTNGLINHFKRVRAEG from the coding sequence ATGAGTGCTTTCACCGACTCACTGGCCTTCCGTGCCCTGCTCTCGCACCAGACGGAACTGGCGAAAGTTCCGCTACGTGAGCTGTTCGCCCAAGACCCCAAGCGCTTCGAGAAATTCAGCGCGCAACTGGGGACGTTGCTGTTCGACTACTCGAAGCATCGCGTAACCGAGCACACCCTCGAGTTGTTACGCGCGCTGGCAGAGCAACAAGGCGTCGAAACTGCGCGCCAGCGAATGTTCGCTGGAGAGAAGATCAATTCCACCGAGGGGCGCGCGGTGCTCCACGTGGCGTTGCGCAACATGAGCGAGCGCCCAATGCTGGTGGACGGACACGACGTGATGCCGCAGGTTCGAGCCGTGCGCGCCCGCATGCGGCGATTCGTCACGCAGCTTCATGACGGAACCTGGCGCGGCGCTAGCGGCAGGCGAATCCGCCACGTCGTCAACATCGGCATTGGTGGCTCGGATCTCGGGCCCATGATGGTCAGCGAGGCGCTGCGGCCCTATCACCGACCGGACATCGACGTTCGCTTCGTGTCCAACGTGGACGCGACTCATTTGCTGGAAGCACTGCGCGGTCTCGACCTGGACGAGACCCTCTTCTGCGTTGCCTCCAAGACCTTCACGACTCAAGAAACGCTGACCAACGCCCACTCGGCCCGCCACTTGTTGGTCGAGGCACTCGGTGAGGACGCTGTGGCCAAGCACTTCGTAGCGCTGTCCACCAACACCGAAGCGGTGCGCGCCTTCGGCATCGACCCCGACAACATGTTCGAGTTCTGGGACTGGGTGGGCGGACGCTTTTCGCTGTGGTCCGCCATTGGCCTACCGATCGCGTGCGCCATCGGCAGCGACGCCTTCGAGCAGCTGCTGCAGGGAGCTCACGAGGCCGACCTGCACTTCGAGTCGGCGCCTCTCGAACGGAACATCCCCGTACTGATGGCGCTGCTCGGCGTTTGGTACGGCAACTTCTGGGGGGCCACGGCTCACGCCATCCTCCCCTACGACCAATATCTGCATCGCTTCGCTGCCTACTTTCAGCAGGGCGACATGGAGAGCAACGGCAAGCGCGTGACCCGAGACGGTCAGCCGATCGAGGACTACACGACGGGCCCCATCGTGTTCGGTGAGCCCGGAACCAACGGGCAGCATGCGTTCTACCAGCTGATTCACCAAGGTACGCGCCTCGTGCCGGCGGACTTCATCGCGCCAGTGCACTCGCACAACCCGCTGCCCCCGCACCATGACATCTTGTTGTCCAACTTCTTCGCGCAAACCGAAGCGCTCATGCGAGGCAAGACGCGCGCGCGAGCCGAGGCGGAGCTGAAGGCTCAAGGGCTGCCCGACGCGGAAGTGCAAGCCTTGGCAACTCATCGCGTGTTCCCGGGAGACCGACCGACGAGTTCTTTCTTGTTGGACCGCGTCAGTCCCCGCACCCTGGGTGCTCTGATCGCGCTCTACGAGCACAAGATCTTCGTGCAAGGCGTGATCTGGAACATCAACAGCTTCGATCAATGGGGCGTGGAGCTTGGTAAGCAACTTGCCAAAGCAATCCTGCCCGAGCTCGCTGGGGACGAGCCTGTGACGAGCCACGACGCGTCCACCAATGGACTCATCAATCACTTCAAACGAGTGCGCGCCGAGGGCTGA
- a CDS encoding sigma-70 family RNA polymerase sigma factor, translating to MTAVARAVTAAAPTSDRIAELFRQHYAWVWRLIRRLGVDPGQVDDVAQQVFLIANDKLPQIEPGRERAFLAAVAQRTSANARRGLGRRKDTADESEIARSSSDGTPEQLLDWKQRRATLDTWLDALPESLRTPFVLFELEGHSLQEIAEILEQPVGTVKTRLRRARALFVEAAGLAQGGGEP from the coding sequence GTGACCGCGGTCGCGCGCGCAGTGACGGCGGCGGCGCCCACGAGTGACCGCATCGCAGAGCTATTCCGACAGCACTACGCCTGGGTTTGGCGCTTGATTCGGCGACTGGGCGTGGACCCTGGCCAGGTCGACGACGTGGCGCAGCAGGTATTCCTGATCGCCAACGACAAGTTGCCTCAAATCGAGCCCGGACGGGAGCGTGCGTTTCTCGCTGCGGTCGCGCAGCGAACCAGTGCCAACGCGCGCCGGGGTCTCGGACGTCGCAAGGACACAGCCGACGAAAGCGAAATCGCGCGCTCCAGCAGCGACGGCACACCCGAGCAACTGCTGGACTGGAAGCAGCGACGCGCAACCCTCGATACCTGGCTCGATGCGCTGCCCGAGAGTCTTCGCACTCCCTTCGTGCTCTTCGAGCTCGAGGGTCATTCGCTACAGGAGATCGCGGAGATCCTGGAGCAGCCTGTGGGTACGGTGAAGACGCGCCTTCGTCGCGCTCGCGCGCTCTTCGTCGAAGCAGCCGGACTAGCGCAAGGCGGAGGAGAACCATGA
- a CDS encoding sigma 54-interacting transcriptional regulator yields the protein MNNVSGDDTTLLGSTQQGPAVWALLVAGDGALRQVVLAPDRAAVIGRDESCEVVLPHPAISKQHVRLELGSPVRLRDLGSKNGTRVAGRSVEDVVELCLGEVIEVGPYTLVLSHGPHAAPSSLAPSHEAPIVVDPAMRKVYELVENVAPSDLSVLIVGETGTGKEVIASAVHACSKRHGAPLVRLNCAALPLSLFEAELFGHEKGAFTGAVAAKRGLLDEASGGTLFLDELGEMPADAQAKLLRAIEDRSFYRVGGRRPVQVDVRFVAATNSELARATRSGNFRPDLYHRLNGITLRIPPLRERKQEILPLARKFAAEAARSMGTTAEPRLSSSAEAALESHPWLGNVRELKNTMHRAVLLARGGVVQPEHLVLEAAEVSVPAPSAPAPSAVTEAAPEGDLRAQLQEFERQRIVEALDACAGNQSRAAKLLGISRRTLIARIEAYGISRPTKSG from the coding sequence GTGAACAACGTGTCAGGCGACGACACCACGCTTCTCGGTTCGACCCAGCAAGGTCCTGCGGTTTGGGCGCTGTTGGTTGCCGGGGATGGCGCCCTACGCCAGGTCGTGCTGGCTCCCGATCGCGCCGCCGTCATCGGGCGTGACGAGAGTTGCGAGGTGGTCTTGCCGCATCCAGCGATTTCGAAACAGCACGTCCGCCTCGAGTTGGGGTCGCCTGTTCGACTGCGCGATCTCGGCAGCAAGAACGGTACGCGCGTCGCCGGGCGAAGCGTGGAAGACGTCGTCGAGCTCTGTCTCGGCGAAGTGATAGAAGTGGGGCCCTACACTCTGGTGCTATCCCATGGTCCGCACGCTGCACCGAGCAGCCTGGCGCCGAGCCACGAAGCCCCCATCGTCGTGGACCCGGCGATGCGCAAGGTCTACGAGTTGGTGGAGAATGTGGCTCCCTCGGATCTGTCGGTACTGATCGTGGGCGAGACTGGAACGGGAAAGGAAGTCATTGCCTCGGCAGTCCACGCGTGCTCGAAGCGGCACGGCGCTCCGCTCGTGCGCCTAAACTGCGCGGCGCTGCCCTTGTCTTTGTTCGAGGCGGAACTCTTCGGTCACGAAAAGGGAGCGTTCACGGGCGCGGTCGCGGCCAAGCGAGGCCTGCTGGACGAGGCCTCCGGGGGCACGCTGTTCTTGGACGAGCTCGGCGAAATGCCGGCGGACGCGCAGGCAAAGCTGCTGCGCGCCATCGAAGATCGCTCATTCTATCGAGTCGGTGGGCGGCGACCCGTACAGGTGGACGTGCGCTTCGTGGCGGCGACGAACAGCGAGCTGGCGCGCGCAACGCGGAGTGGGAACTTTCGTCCCGATCTCTACCATCGCTTGAACGGCATCACCCTGCGCATTCCGCCGCTGCGCGAACGAAAGCAGGAAATACTGCCGCTCGCCCGGAAATTTGCAGCTGAAGCGGCGCGGTCCATGGGAACGACCGCGGAGCCTCGGCTATCTTCGTCCGCCGAAGCCGCGCTCGAATCGCACCCCTGGCTTGGCAACGTGCGTGAATTGAAGAACACGATGCACCGGGCAGTCCTGTTGGCGCGCGGAGGTGTGGTGCAACCCGAACACTTGGTTTTGGAGGCCGCGGAGGTGTCCGTTCCTGCGCCATCGGCGCCAGCGCCGTCGGCGGTCACGGAGGCTGCGCCCGAAGGCGATCTGCGGGCGCAGTTGCAGGAGTTCGAGCGCCAGCGCATCGTAGAAGCGCTTGACGCTTGCGCCGGTAACCAGTCACGAGCCGCGAAGCTGCTAGGGATCTCGCGTCGCACCCTGATCGCGCGCATCGAAGCTTACGGCATCTCTCGACCCACCAAGTCCGGCTAG
- a CDS encoding tetratricopeptide repeat protein, translating into MTQELEPLFRSHPDASLRDVLESARNDGPSTEQLRSAAVALGIGATTVAAGAVATQSIAPAAKSGLTLIVLKWFGSGVIAGLVTAGSVSYVVGTGNDTAVSATQRPAPESEKPARAAAPAPTVVTPTTLATASADPAKVVAAPAGMEANEGAPLAAPSAEAVAAFADPAAQLRAETALLDQVRSALSSGAGSRALDLLDEYRQRFASPRLGPEATMLRARALIAAGRNAEARSFVQALLKRSPTHPHAQRLRHLVGLAPTPARNGVELSAGSTIPTSSATPASQAAPPTASF; encoded by the coding sequence ATGACCCAAGAGCTCGAACCGCTGTTCCGAAGTCACCCTGACGCCTCCCTGCGCGACGTCTTGGAAAGCGCGCGAAACGACGGCCCGTCGACAGAGCAACTGCGCAGTGCCGCAGTGGCGCTCGGCATCGGCGCGACGACCGTCGCGGCGGGCGCCGTCGCAACGCAGTCCATCGCACCTGCCGCCAAGAGCGGGCTCACGCTCATCGTGCTCAAATGGTTTGGGTCGGGCGTCATCGCCGGCCTGGTGACCGCCGGGTCCGTGTCCTACGTCGTCGGGACGGGCAACGACACAGCCGTGAGCGCGACTCAGCGCCCAGCGCCCGAGTCCGAAAAGCCCGCGCGGGCTGCCGCACCGGCACCCACGGTTGTGACGCCGACGACGCTGGCGACAGCATCAGCAGACCCAGCCAAAGTTGTCGCTGCACCCGCAGGGATGGAAGCGAACGAAGGCGCCCCCCTGGCGGCACCGAGCGCAGAGGCCGTCGCGGCGTTCGCCGATCCAGCGGCTCAACTGCGCGCGGAAACGGCGTTGCTGGACCAGGTCAGAAGCGCGCTCAGCTCCGGTGCCGGATCGCGGGCCCTGGACCTACTGGACGAGTACCGGCAACGCTTCGCCTCGCCTCGCCTCGGCCCTGAAGCCACGATGCTGCGGGCGCGCGCACTGATCGCAGCGGGACGAAACGCGGAGGCACGAAGCTTCGTGCAAGCGCTGCTGAAGCGCTCTCCCACCCATCCGCACGCCCAGCGCTTGCGTCACCTGGTGGGGCTGGCCCCGACACCAGCCCGAAACGGCGTCGAACTCAGCGCAGGTTCCACCATTCCCACGTCCTCCGCTACACCTGCGTCGCAGGCTGCTCCGCCTACGGCGTCATTCTGA
- a CDS encoding LamG domain-containing protein has product MSIRPLPLLSVMLATGCVTILGLDEDRELAADGGAGGSSSIDGGAGASGATAEAYAARVLKDGAVAYYRMEEAAGEFENEVAGGPAAVPSGKITRAVAGKLGSAAEFDGTSGKATIGDVFDFDGVQPMSIEVWIKWRDTKPLSGPDYHQILHKGDSTANGQQGYNLSIDNTNSFTFTRIVDDGFFPARATPQEDVWMYLVGVYDGNRVKLYVNGALAPKDAPDTRPLPNTSGALVIGAATNWGYFAGAIDELAIYDKALGAATVKMHYDLANEP; this is encoded by the coding sequence ATGTCGATCCGGCCGCTGCCACTACTCTCGGTGATGCTCGCCACCGGGTGCGTCACCATCCTGGGTCTCGACGAAGATCGAGAGCTAGCTGCGGACGGTGGCGCGGGCGGCAGCTCGAGCATCGACGGTGGGGCAGGCGCGAGCGGAGCGACCGCGGAGGCTTACGCTGCGCGAGTGCTGAAGGACGGGGCCGTCGCTTACTATCGCATGGAAGAAGCGGCGGGCGAATTCGAAAACGAGGTTGCGGGCGGCCCTGCGGCAGTGCCATCCGGCAAGATCACGCGCGCGGTCGCGGGAAAGCTCGGGAGCGCTGCGGAGTTCGATGGCACTTCAGGCAAAGCCACCATCGGCGACGTCTTCGACTTCGATGGCGTTCAACCCATGTCCATCGAGGTTTGGATCAAGTGGCGGGATACCAAACCGCTCAGCGGCCCGGACTACCATCAGATCCTACACAAGGGCGACAGCACCGCGAACGGGCAGCAGGGCTACAACCTGAGTATCGACAACACGAACAGCTTCACGTTTACGCGCATCGTGGATGACGGTTTCTTCCCCGCCCGGGCGACCCCCCAAGAAGACGTGTGGATGTACTTGGTGGGGGTCTATGACGGCAATCGGGTCAAACTCTACGTGAACGGCGCCCTCGCGCCCAAGGACGCGCCGGACACGCGACCGCTACCGAACACCAGCGGCGCACTGGTGATCGGCGCCGCCACCAATTGGGGGTATTTCGCGGGCGCGATCGACGAACTGGCGATCTATGACAAAGCGCTGGGCGCCGCGACGGTCAAGATGCACTACGACCTCGCGAACGAGCCATGA